A genome region from Marispirochaeta aestuarii includes the following:
- a CDS encoding chemotaxis protein CheA: MSQLDDLIDRISDFIPGDLVEGIEIEEHLKKLIQEYPEDQEKATLLKALTDEFSSIIQQTSAGDEETIKSGILKGLKKLQAPGKNSDDTGPVRTDIPEGKEIEDLDLLTSFISEAQEHLESIEKKILSLENQSDHDTVNDIFRSMHTIKGVSSFLGLTGVKTLSHHMETVLDSVRKGSVAANAEMIDTLLEGVDLLVRLVDDLAKKTEQKIQSPETRIFELEMDIHPYVEKLVVFSDETKSVKESTETGGFATEDLFTREMVEKYVAESMDLLDTAEKAILDLEDNSHKASLIDEAFRAVHTIKGNAGFFWYGYIEKLCMDVESVLDVMRKDPRAIRNTVISSLLTAIDEIRFGLQRIQSGELKPGAFSDEDGAEYSDERLKRGEAKPLGELLVEMGAVSREAVEEALDKQGMRLGELLIREGITDSESIEKALKQQGRPSEPGGDAGSGYSFKRKDIRVDTERLDRLFDLMGELITAEAMVLHNPDLVSLDLPDFQKAGTYLSKITREMQEITMSIRMIPLDGLFSKMRRLVRDLSRKFSKDVNFHVSGEETEMDRNVMEEISDPLVHIIRNAIDHGIEPAQVRKKAGKPTAGNVYLDAKYEGNEIWISIQDDGGGLNTERILQKSRERGIIAADVEPSEDEIYQLIFEPGFSTAQQVSEISGRGVGMDVVKRNLEKLRGKIDIRSDAGKGTEFILRIPLTLAIIDGVTARVGSMLYSVPVNDVTSFQKVEAGQITETNRFQEVFRLRDDLIPVVRLADFFKVMGGVRHVEDGILVVSQAGRRSVALLVDEIIGYSQLVVKALPEYMGEMRAISGCSIMGDGEVSLILDIGAIVNEELD; this comes from the coding sequence ATGTCTCAACTTGATGATCTGATTGACCGAATCTCTGATTTTATCCCCGGCGACCTGGTGGAAGGAATAGAGATAGAGGAGCACCTGAAAAAGCTCATTCAGGAGTACCCTGAGGACCAGGAGAAAGCAACCCTGCTGAAAGCGCTGACAGATGAGTTTTCGTCGATTATACAGCAGACATCCGCGGGTGACGAAGAGACAATCAAGTCCGGTATTCTGAAGGGATTAAAGAAACTGCAGGCTCCAGGAAAAAACTCCGACGATACCGGTCCCGTCAGGACAGATATTCCGGAAGGAAAGGAGATAGAGGATCTTGACCTGCTGACTTCCTTTATTTCTGAAGCTCAGGAACACCTGGAGAGTATTGAAAAAAAGATCCTGAGCCTTGAAAATCAGAGTGATCATGATACGGTGAACGATATTTTTCGTTCCATGCACACCATAAAGGGGGTTTCCTCTTTTCTGGGTCTTACGGGTGTCAAAACCCTGAGTCATCATATGGAGACTGTTCTGGATTCTGTGAGAAAAGGCTCCGTTGCGGCGAATGCGGAAATGATCGACACCCTTCTTGAAGGGGTGGATCTGCTTGTACGCCTGGTGGATGACCTGGCTAAAAAAACAGAGCAGAAGATCCAATCTCCGGAAACACGAATATTCGAACTCGAGATGGATATACATCCCTACGTTGAGAAGCTGGTTGTCTTTTCCGATGAAACAAAAAGTGTAAAAGAATCGACCGAAACTGGCGGATTCGCAACGGAAGATCTGTTCACCCGGGAGATGGTCGAAAAGTATGTGGCTGAGTCCATGGATCTTCTGGATACGGCGGAAAAGGCCATTCTCGACCTGGAAGACAATTCCCACAAGGCTTCGCTGATTGATGAAGCCTTTCGGGCAGTTCACACGATTAAGGGAAATGCGGGGTTTTTCTGGTACGGATATATAGAAAAGCTCTGCATGGACGTGGAGTCTGTTCTGGATGTTATGCGCAAGGACCCCAGGGCCATTCGAAATACTGTTATCTCCTCACTCCTGACTGCCATTGACGAAATACGATTCGGTCTCCAGAGGATACAGTCCGGAGAGCTCAAGCCCGGTGCCTTCTCTGATGAAGACGGGGCAGAGTATAGTGATGAACGCCTTAAAAGAGGGGAAGCCAAACCTCTCGGAGAGTTGCTGGTCGAAATGGGTGCCGTATCCAGAGAGGCAGTGGAGGAGGCCCTGGATAAACAGGGAATGCGTCTGGGAGAACTCCTGATCCGGGAGGGGATCACCGATTCAGAGAGCATCGAGAAAGCCCTGAAACAGCAGGGTCGACCGTCGGAGCCCGGGGGAGATGCAGGTTCGGGATACAGCTTTAAACGCAAGGATATCCGTGTCGATACCGAAAGGCTGGACCGTCTTTTCGATCTGATGGGAGAACTTATTACCGCAGAAGCCATGGTTTTACACAACCCGGATCTGGTCTCTCTGGACCTTCCGGATTTTCAGAAGGCCGGGACCTATCTCTCCAAGATCACCAGGGAGATGCAGGAAATCACCATGTCCATCCGGATGATTCCCCTGGACGGTCTTTTCAGCAAGATGCGGCGTCTCGTACGGGATCTTTCCCGCAAGTTTTCAAAAGACGTCAATTTTCATGTCAGCGGCGAAGAGACTGAAATGGATCGCAATGTAATGGAAGAGATATCCGATCCTCTGGTCCATATCATTAGAAATGCCATCGACCACGGAATCGAACCTGCCCAAGTGCGTAAGAAAGCCGGTAAACCGACGGCGGGAAATGTATACCTCGATGCAAAGTATGAGGGAAACGAGATCTGGATAAGCATACAGGACGATGGAGGGGGACTCAATACCGAAAGAATTCTGCAGAAATCCAGGGAACGGGGAATAATTGCTGCAGATGTCGAACCGTCGGAAGATGAGATTTATCAGTTGATCTTCGAACCCGGATTCTCAACTGCCCAGCAGGTATCGGAAATTTCCGGCCGCGGGGTGGGTATGGATGTAGTAAAACGGAACCTGGAAAAGCTGCGGGGAAAAATAGACATTCGAAGCGATGCCGGAAAAGGCACGGAATTTATCCTGAGAATACCCCTTACCCTGGCGATTATTGACGGGGTTACCGCAAGGGTCGGAAGCATGCTCTACTCGGTCCCCGTCAACGATGTAACCTCCTTTCAGAAGGTGGAAGCCGGACAGATAACCGAGACAAACCGGTTCCAGGAGGTCTTCAGGTTGCGGGACGATCTTATTCCAGTTGTACGGCTTGCCGATTTTTTCAAGGTCATGGGAGGCGTACGCCACGTGGAGGATGGAATCCTGGTGGTTTCTCAGGCTGGCCGACGCAGCGTCGCTCTTCTTGTGGATGAGATCATCGGATACAGCCAGCTTGTGGTTAAGGCCCTGCCGGAATACATGGGAGAGATGCGGGCCATTTCCGGATGCAGTATAATGGGCGATGGCGAAGTAAGTTTGATTCTGGATATCGGGGCAATCGTCAACGAGGAACTTGATTGA
- a CDS encoding CheR family methyltransferase, translating into MYGLLDISDKEFQDISRLVHSRFGINLTDKKVTLVKGRLNKLIRERGYTSFSQYYKAVMEDTTGAELLGLVDKISTNHTYFFRENDHFQVLRERILPETLAGIPGGDLKELKIWCAGCSSGEEAYTLAIELLDFARSVNSGLDSRIILATDISLTALEAAAKGEYVAERVRGVSREHLARHFVLTPAGTYRVKDNLRSLILFKRLNLIRDSFPFKGKFHMIFCRNVMIYFDKPTKDRLVEHFSDLLYPGGHLFIGHSESLGRDLSTFEYRQPALYRKRGI; encoded by the coding sequence ATGTACGGTCTCCTTGATATCAGCGATAAAGAGTTTCAGGATATTTCCCGGCTCGTGCACAGCCGTTTTGGTATTAATCTGACGGATAAAAAGGTCACCCTGGTCAAGGGTCGCCTTAACAAGCTTATCCGGGAAAGAGGGTATACTTCCTTCAGCCAGTATTACAAGGCTGTCATGGAGGATACCACAGGGGCCGAGCTCCTGGGACTTGTAGATAAAATCTCTACCAATCATACCTATTTTTTTCGTGAGAACGATCATTTTCAGGTGCTCCGGGAGAGGATCCTGCCGGAAACCCTTGCAGGTATACCCGGTGGAGATTTAAAGGAGCTGAAAATCTGGTGCGCCGGCTGTTCCTCCGGCGAGGAGGCCTATACATTAGCTATTGAGCTGCTGGATTTCGCCCGGTCTGTAAACTCCGGCCTGGACAGCAGAATAATCCTGGCTACGGATATTTCCCTTACAGCCCTGGAAGCCGCAGCAAAGGGGGAATATGTTGCTGAGCGGGTGCGCGGTGTTTCCCGGGAACACCTGGCACGGCATTTTGTTCTTACACCCGCCGGTACCTACCGGGTGAAAGACAACCTGCGGTCTCTGATTCTTTTCAAACGTTTGAATCTCATACGGGACAGTTTTCCCTTCAAGGGAAAGTTCCATATGATCTTCTGCAGAAATGTAATGATCTATTTTGATAAACCGACGAAAGACCGTCTGGTTGAACATTTTTCCGACCTGCTTTATCCCGGAGGACACCTGTTTATCGGACATTCTGAGTCCCTGGGGCGTGATCTGTCGACATTTGAGTACAGGCAGCCGGCTCTGTACAGAAAACGGGGGATATGA
- a CDS encoding protein-glutamate methylesterase/protein-glutamine glutaminase, whose amino-acid sequence MAKIKVLIIDDSALARELLSKGLSRDPAIEVIGTAQDVYVARDKIVYLKPDVLTLDVEMPKMDGVEFLRKLMPQYPLPVVMVSALTAPGAQVTLEALELGAVDFVLKPSSSFGNRLDEMFQELAQKIKVAAFVDVSEYRNNRIVQTHESRRHLVGGTDKIIAIGASTGGTVALRKMIEEFPPNFPATLIVQHMPPKFTKMFADRLNDHARVSVSEAKDGDRLVTGQVLIAPGGFHMRLKRSGGIYTVKCAEGPPVNGHCPSVDVLFESVAAEAGGNALGVILTGMGRDGARGLLQMRESGAKTFAQDEASSVVFGMPKEAFEMGAVDSLTPLSSMTDAVLRQLEGAKV is encoded by the coding sequence TTGGCTAAGATTAAGGTATTGATTATTGATGATTCCGCCCTGGCCCGGGAACTTTTAAGCAAGGGTCTGTCCAGAGACCCGGCTATCGAGGTTATCGGGACTGCTCAGGATGTATATGTCGCCCGGGACAAGATAGTCTATTTAAAGCCGGATGTTCTGACCCTGGATGTAGAAATGCCGAAGATGGATGGCGTGGAATTCCTTCGCAAGCTGATGCCCCAGTATCCCCTTCCTGTGGTTATGGTTTCCGCCCTGACGGCTCCGGGAGCACAGGTTACCCTGGAAGCCCTGGAACTCGGCGCCGTGGATTTTGTCCTTAAGCCCTCTTCGAGTTTCGGAAACCGTCTGGATGAGATGTTTCAGGAACTTGCCCAGAAAATCAAGGTCGCGGCCTTCGTGGATGTATCCGAATACAGGAATAACAGAATTGTACAGACCCATGAGAGCCGCAGACATCTGGTTGGCGGAACCGACAAGATTATCGCCATCGGAGCTTCAACGGGCGGTACCGTAGCCTTGCGGAAAATGATCGAGGAGTTTCCGCCGAATTTTCCCGCTACCCTGATTGTTCAGCACATGCCGCCCAAATTTACGAAGATGTTTGCCGATCGTCTGAATGACCATGCCAGGGTGAGTGTTTCCGAGGCAAAAGACGGAGACAGACTGGTAACCGGGCAGGTCCTTATTGCTCCGGGGGGATTTCACATGCGTCTTAAACGGTCCGGAGGTATCTACACAGTGAAATGTGCAGAGGGTCCCCCGGTAAACGGGCACTGTCCCTCGGTGGACGTACTCTTCGAATCCGTAGCTGCAGAGGCTGGGGGAAACGCACTGGGGGTGATTCTGACGGGTATGGGCCGTGACGGTGCCAGGGGACTTCTGCAGATGCGTGAAAGCGGTGCGAAGACCTTCGCACAGGATGAAGCAAGTTCGGTAGTCTTTGGTATGCCGAAGGAAGCCTTCGAAATGGGGGCGGTTGATTCCCTTACACCTCTTTCGTCGATGACTGATGCAGTTTTGCGTCAGCTTGAGGGAGCGAAGGTATAG
- a CDS encoding chemotaxis protein CheD, with product MRTDVGIGDFHASGNPGELIKTYALGSCVAVLMYDKVRRIAGMIHVALPESRVNAEKAETRPGYFADTGIPALLKAFSAAGGDQRKAQIKIAGGASILDENRTFDIGRRNVIAIKRALWKYGLGVIAEDVGGKISRTVSIEVDTGTIVIHNAKNSWTI from the coding sequence ATGAGAACAGATGTTGGCATCGGAGATTTTCACGCCAGTGGAAACCCCGGAGAACTGATTAAAACCTACGCTCTCGGCTCCTGTGTAGCGGTTCTGATGTACGATAAAGTGCGCAGAATCGCAGGGATGATTCACGTGGCCCTGCCGGAATCCAGGGTAAACGCCGAAAAAGCTGAGACCCGGCCGGGATACTTTGCCGACACTGGAATCCCCGCACTCCTGAAGGCCTTCTCAGCTGCCGGGGGGGATCAGCGGAAGGCACAGATAAAGATTGCCGGGGGAGCATCTATTCTTGACGAGAACAGGACCTTCGATATCGGCCGACGGAATGTAATCGCGATCAAAAGGGCCCTGTGGAAGTACGGACTTGGAGTGATTGCCGAGGATGTGGGAGGAAAAATAAGCCGTACTGTTTCGATAGAAGTGGATACGGGTACTATTGTTATTCATAATGCAAAAAACAGCTGGACAATCTGA
- a CDS encoding response regulator, protein MECSRILIVDDSATSRMIIRRCFQIAGYGEIQYLEAEDGLAALSLLQKERVDLIVSDIKMPKMDGTTLVRKLRLNRDIGDIPVVIISSVGNEALEDQLRESAVKAIIKKPVSPAKILSFMEE, encoded by the coding sequence ATGGAGTGCAGTAGAATCCTGATAGTCGACGACTCTGCTACTTCCAGAATGATAATCAGACGCTGCTTCCAGATCGCCGGGTACGGAGAAATTCAGTACCTGGAGGCCGAGGATGGACTGGCGGCGCTGTCGTTACTGCAGAAGGAGAGGGTGGATCTTATTGTCAGTGATATTAAGATGCCCAAAATGGACGGAACGACCCTGGTACGGAAGCTCCGTTTAAACAGGGATATCGGCGATATACCCGTGGTTATTATTTCCAGTGTGGGAAACGAAGCTCTGGAAGATCAGTTGCGGGAATCCGCGGTAAAAGCGATTATCAAGAAACCGGTTTCACCGGCAAAAATCCTCTCGTTTATGGAGGAGTGA
- a CDS encoding chemotaxis protein CheX yields the protein MSREEKLKQSMDEAVMQTFAEMAFVDVLPADIPKVEHSQIMIIEITRPCRGVMYLLMPRECKQCVVENIHGDSWDSLSVEQIDDCLLELLNVLGGNFLSRYYGEAVSYSVSFPQVIFDESELPDLEKFSYYSYDAEGIPFAVAIKLENQGDAP from the coding sequence ATGTCCAGGGAAGAGAAGCTTAAACAGAGCATGGATGAAGCAGTTATGCAGACCTTTGCGGAAATGGCCTTTGTAGATGTACTGCCCGCGGATATTCCGAAGGTGGAGCACAGCCAGATCATGATCATCGAGATTACCAGACCATGTCGGGGTGTCATGTATCTGCTGATGCCCAGGGAGTGCAAGCAGTGTGTTGTCGAGAACATCCACGGTGACTCCTGGGACAGTCTTTCGGTCGAGCAGATCGATGACTGTCTGCTGGAACTCCTGAATGTTCTGGGGGGTAATTTCCTCAGCAGATATTACGGAGAAGCGGTGAGCTACAGCGTGAGTTTTCCTCAGGTTATTTTTGATGAGTCCGAGTTACCCGACCTTGAAAAATTTTCGTATTATAGTTACGACGCTGAGGGGATTCCTTTTGCCGTCGCCATTAAGCTGGAGAATCAAGGAGATGCTCCATGA
- a CDS encoding response regulator, whose protein sequence is MKILIVEDDFASRKLMQKYLSPYGICEVVVDGEEAVLAFSESLENDDPFDLVCLDIMLPKKDGQQVLKSIRNLEASRGIEGSEGVKVIMTTALGDAENIMSAFRSQCEGYLTKPVTRQRLLEEIKELGLLADEA, encoded by the coding sequence ATGAAGATTCTGATTGTTGAAGATGACTTTGCCAGCAGAAAATTGATGCAGAAGTACCTGAGCCCCTATGGTATCTGCGAAGTGGTCGTTGACGGAGAAGAGGCGGTACTGGCTTTTTCCGAATCCCTGGAGAACGACGACCCCTTCGACCTGGTATGTCTAGATATCATGCTGCCGAAAAAAGACGGCCAGCAGGTTCTCAAGTCAATTCGCAACCTGGAGGCCTCGCGGGGTATAGAGGGGAGCGAGGGGGTCAAGGTTATAATGACAACAGCCCTGGGAGATGCGGAGAATATAATGTCTGCATTCCGGTCTCAATGCGAAGGGTATCTTACCAAGCCTGTTACCCGCCAGCGTCTTCTGGAAGAGATCAAAGAGCTGGGTCTGCTTGCGGACGAAGCCTAG
- a CDS encoding N-acetylneuraminate synthase family protein gives MADSRIEKIWTSDADAPGPLIIAEIGTSHRGSIERARELIDAAVESGAECVKFQHVYADEIIHPETGMVPLPGGDTPLYEVFRSLETGSSFLEAAKSHAEGRGIGFLCTPFGERSLRELVQLGCRIIKIASPELNHIPLLEKIAQNEVSAVLSTGVSRLADIEEALTIVQKNRTALLHCVTSYPAPEEEYNLFLLPHMSALFGVPVGISDHSLDPLLVPLASIYFGGACIEKHFTLDRQGGGLDDPVALPPGEFTAMSRAVRHWAVRPREELYAFLVDTYGTERMERVFGDGKKVLAPSERANYGRTNRSIHATADIKPGDVLDTSNIAVLRTEKKLRPGLHPRYMKVIPGRTACRHIPDGEGVLWEDIH, from the coding sequence GTGGCTGATTCAAGGATAGAAAAGATCTGGACTTCCGATGCAGACGCACCGGGTCCGCTGATTATTGCAGAGATTGGAACCTCCCATCGGGGAAGCATCGAAAGGGCCAGGGAACTGATCGATGCGGCGGTGGAGAGCGGTGCGGAATGTGTCAAATTTCAGCACGTCTATGCCGATGAAATCATCCACCCGGAAACAGGCATGGTTCCCCTCCCCGGGGGAGATACCCCCCTGTATGAGGTCTTTCGCTCCCTGGAGACGGGGAGTTCCTTTCTGGAAGCTGCAAAGAGTCATGCCGAAGGACGGGGAATAGGCTTTCTCTGCACCCCTTTTGGGGAACGGAGCCTCAGGGAACTTGTCCAGCTGGGATGCAGAATAATCAAGATCGCTTCTCCGGAGCTGAATCATATTCCCCTGCTTGAAAAGATTGCGCAGAACGAAGTCTCGGCTGTTCTTTCCACCGGGGTAAGCAGGCTTGCGGACATTGAAGAGGCCCTGACTATAGTGCAGAAAAACAGGACAGCCCTGCTCCACTGTGTTACAAGTTATCCGGCTCCGGAGGAAGAGTACAACCTTTTTCTGCTGCCCCATATGTCTGCCCTCTTTGGCGTTCCTGTCGGAATCTCCGACCACAGCCTCGATCCCCTTCTGGTGCCCCTGGCAAGCATCTATTTCGGCGGAGCCTGTATCGAGAAGCATTTTACCCTGGACAGGCAGGGAGGAGGTCTGGACGATCCGGTGGCCCTTCCTCCTGGAGAGTTCACCGCTATGAGCCGGGCGGTACGACATTGGGCAGTGCGGCCGCGGGAGGAGCTTTATGCCTTCCTGGTGGATACATACGGCACCGAACGCATGGAAAGGGTATTCGGGGACGGAAAAAAGGTTCTGGCACCGTCAGAAAGGGCCAACTATGGACGCACCAACCGTTCCATTCACGCCACTGCCGATATAAAGCCCGGCGATGTACTCGACACCTCCAACATCGCCGTTCTCCGGACGGAAAAAAAACTGCGTCCGGGACTGCATCCGCGGTACATGAAAGTCATCCCCGGGCGGACAGCCTGCAGACATATTCCCGACGGCGAGGGAGTTCTCTGGGAAGATATTCATTGA